One window of the Candidatus Jettenia sp. genome contains the following:
- the rpsI gene encoding 30S ribosomal protein S9 yields MAEKQYIWGTGRRKTSIARVRLKKGDGKIMVNNLDLDTYFPIERERGIVMSPLKTTNRLGEFDVLINVQGGGITGQAGAISLGIARALSKSDSSLVDNLRNEGFLTRDSRMKERKKYGQKGARKSFQWTKR; encoded by the coding sequence ATGGCTGAAAAACAATATATTTGGGGCACAGGAAGACGTAAAACCTCTATTGCAAGGGTACGATTGAAAAAAGGAGATGGAAAGATTATGGTAAATAATCTGGATTTAGATACGTACTTTCCTATAGAACGGGAAAGAGGTATCGTTATGTCTCCTTTAAAAACCACGAATAGGTTAGGAGAATTCGATGTATTGATAAATGTCCAGGGAGGAGGTATAACAGGTCAGGCTGGCGCTATATCCCTTGGTATTGCACGCGCTTTATCGAAATCAGATTCTTCTCTTGTAGATAATTTACGTAATGAAGGTTTTTTAACCAGAGATAGCAGGATGAAAGAACGGAAAAAATACGGCCAAAAGGGAGCACGAAAGAGCTTCCAGTGGACAAAACGATAA
- a CDS encoding NAD-dependent epimerase/dehydratase family protein, whose protein sequence is MKILVTGGAGFIASHLVDKLIAEGHHVVVIDNLSAGRRENIHTNAIFYKIDICDAVALEEVFKQERPEIVNHHAAHVNVRKSVEMPVYDANINILGSLNLCELSKKYKIKKFIYVSTGGAVYGEPKDLPVKETCPVEPLSQYGVSKHTVEHYLSIFHKLYNLNFTILRYPNVYGPRQSPHGEAGVVAIFSELILQNTRPTIFGDGSKTRDYVYVDDIIRANLIVLNNVGNGEIYNLGWGKEISDLEVFQAVRRALKSDIEPIFSEKRPGEIDHISLDSSKALKELNWRPEATFDEGVALATQYYQRLQKTR, encoded by the coding sequence GTGAAAATACTTGTAACTGGAGGAGCTGGTTTTATTGCATCTCATTTAGTAGATAAATTGATTGCGGAAGGGCACCATGTAGTTGTTATTGATAACCTTTCTGCCGGGCGGAGGGAGAACATTCATACGAATGCGATATTTTATAAAATAGATATTTGTGATGCTGTAGCGCTGGAAGAAGTGTTTAAGCAGGAGAGGCCAGAGATTGTCAATCATCATGCTGCTCATGTTAACGTACGCAAATCAGTAGAGATGCCAGTTTATGATGCGAACATTAACATTCTTGGTTCCTTGAATCTTTGTGAATTATCTAAGAAATATAAGATTAAGAAATTTATCTATGTCTCAACAGGAGGAGCTGTTTACGGAGAACCCAAGGATTTACCCGTCAAAGAAACCTGCCCTGTTGAACCACTTTCTCAGTATGGTGTAAGTAAGCATACGGTAGAGCATTATTTGTCTATTTTTCATAAACTATACAATTTGAATTTTACCATTTTAAGATATCCGAATGTATATGGTCCAAGGCAATCTCCGCATGGTGAGGCAGGAGTGGTTGCAATCTTTAGCGAGCTGATACTCCAGAATACACGTCCTACCATTTTTGGCGATGGTTCTAAGACAAGAGATTACGTTTACGTAGATGATATTATCAGGGCAAATCTCATTGTCTTAAATAATGTAGGAAATGGCGAGATTTATAATCTGGGATGGGGGAAGGAAATTTCCGACTTAGAAGTATTTCAGGCAGTTAGAAGGGCGTTAAAATCAGATATTGAGCCTATTTTTAGTGAAAAAAGGCCCGGAGAAATTGATCATATCAGTCTAGATAGTTCAAAAGCATTAAAAGAGTTAAACTGGAGACCAGAAGCCACCTTTGATGAAGGTGTTGCCTTAGCAACACAATATTATCAACGCTTACAAAAGACTCGTTAG
- the glgP gene encoding alpha-glucan family phosphorylase: MNNETKIAYFSMEIGLSNDIPTYSGGLGVLAGDTIKSCADLKIPLVAVTLISKKGYFRQDIDSSGRQIESPIHWDPSKFMIRLSKKVMVFIEGRKVFIQAWSYKIKSITGGEVDVLYLDTDVEENTSEDREITAVLYGGDDSYRLKQEVVLGIGGVRMLRALGYHIKKYHMNEGHASLLTLELLLKNKRDVESVWHEQWVWDFDAVKDLCVFTTHTPIEAGHDRFSYDLVKKILGDIVPLEQLKKLGGEKYLDMTLLALNLSEYVNGVAKKHGEVSKNLFPGYEIYAITNGVHSFTWTCQSFKQLYDKYIPGWANEPELFVRAETIPDSELWQTHLSAKKDLIEYVKEATSIELDPNVLTIGFARRFTSYKRADLLFLDMEQLLHICGKGRLQVIYAGKAHPKDGPGKDIIKKINDLVKINNDKIKIIFLKDYNIKMALKLISGVDVWLNTPQRPREASGTSGMKASHNGVINFSILDGWWIEGHIEGITGWSIGPKPTESSLTIVNDKTDAEDLYNKLENIIIPMYYHDQDQWIKVMKNSIGKIAYYFNSHRMMRRYVTEAYLS; the protein is encoded by the coding sequence ATGAATAACGAAACAAAAATTGCCTATTTTTCAATGGAGATCGGCCTCTCCAATGATATACCAACCTATAGTGGTGGTCTTGGTGTTCTTGCAGGAGATACGATAAAATCATGCGCAGATCTTAAGATACCACTTGTCGCTGTTACCCTTATCTCAAAAAAGGGTTATTTTCGCCAGGATATTGATTCCAGCGGAAGACAGATCGAGTCTCCTATACATTGGGATCCGTCCAAATTTATGATACGTTTATCAAAGAAGGTTATGGTTTTTATTGAGGGACGTAAGGTCTTTATTCAAGCCTGGAGCTATAAAATAAAAAGCATTACCGGAGGTGAAGTAGATGTCCTGTATCTCGATACTGATGTTGAAGAGAATACCAGCGAAGATCGTGAGATAACGGCTGTTCTGTATGGTGGTGATGATAGTTATCGGCTCAAACAGGAGGTTGTACTTGGTATTGGCGGTGTACGAATGCTTCGTGCCCTTGGGTACCATATTAAAAAATATCATATGAATGAAGGACATGCCAGCTTACTAACACTAGAACTTCTCTTAAAGAACAAAAGAGATGTTGAGAGTGTATGGCATGAGCAATGGGTTTGGGATTTTGATGCCGTAAAAGATCTGTGTGTCTTTACAACCCATACCCCTATTGAGGCTGGCCATGACCGATTCTCTTACGATCTTGTAAAAAAAATCCTTGGTGATATTGTCCCGTTGGAGCAGTTGAAAAAACTCGGGGGTGAAAAGTACCTCGATATGACACTCCTTGCGTTAAACTTAAGTGAATATGTTAATGGTGTGGCAAAAAAGCATGGTGAAGTATCAAAGAATCTTTTCCCTGGCTATGAGATTTATGCAATTACCAATGGAGTTCATTCGTTTACATGGACATGCCAAAGTTTTAAACAATTGTATGATAAATATATCCCCGGCTGGGCCAATGAGCCAGAATTATTTGTCCGGGCAGAAACTATTCCTGATTCAGAATTGTGGCAGACACACCTTTCTGCGAAGAAAGACCTCATTGAGTATGTAAAAGAGGCCACGAGTATAGAATTAGATCCCAATGTTTTAACGATTGGATTTGCAAGAAGATTCACTTCTTATAAGCGGGCTGATTTATTATTCTTAGACATGGAACAGCTCTTACATATTTGTGGGAAAGGAAGATTACAAGTTATCTATGCTGGAAAGGCGCATCCTAAGGATGGTCCCGGCAAGGATATTATAAAAAAGATCAATGACCTTGTAAAAATAAATAATGATAAGATCAAGATCATTTTTTTAAAGGATTATAATATTAAGATGGCTTTAAAGTTAATATCCGGAGTCGATGTCTGGCTAAATACACCGCAACGCCCACGAGAGGCATCTGGCACAAGCGGCATGAAGGCATCTCACAACGGTGTAATTAACTTTAGCATTCTGGATGGATGGTGGATTGAGGGACATATTGAGGGAATTACTGGCTGGTCTATCGGACCAAAGCCCACGGAATCCTCACTTACCATAGTCAATGATAAAACAGATGCTGAAGATCTCTACAACAAATTGGAAAATATTATTATCCCTATGTACTATCACGATCAAGATCAGTGGATAAAGGTTATGAAAAATTCTATTGGTAAAATTGCCTATTATTTCAATAGTCATCGCATGATGCGGCGGTACGTAACAGAGGCGTATCTCAGCTAA
- a CDS encoding beta-hydroxyacyl-ACP dehydratase, with protein sequence MAQDILADLSTLNLNTPIVDIEGIRTIIPHRYEMEQLNGILKFDMEQGIIVGYKDISNNEFWVRGHIPGRPLMPGVIMLEAAAQLCTYYYKQATKDDRFLGFGGIDKVKFRGKVIPGDRLILIAKNKELRSRRAIFDTQGVVDGKLVFEGIIIGMVV encoded by the coding sequence ATGGCACAAGACATCTTAGCTGATTTAAGTACTTTGAATTTGAATACACCGATAGTGGATATTGAGGGTATTCGGACTATTATACCACATCGTTATGAAATGGAACAACTTAACGGTATTCTGAAATTCGATATGGAGCAGGGTATCATTGTAGGGTATAAAGATATTTCAAATAATGAATTTTGGGTACGCGGGCATATTCCTGGCAGGCCCCTCATGCCGGGGGTAATTATGTTGGAAGCAGCTGCGCAGTTATGCACCTATTATTACAAACAAGCGACAAAGGACGATAGATTCCTTGGTTTTGGTGGTATAGATAAAGTCAAGTTTCGGGGAAAGGTCATTCCTGGTGATAGACTTATTCTGATTGCAAAAAATAAGGAACTCCGCTCGCGAAGGGCTATCTTTGATACACAGGGAGTGGTAGACGGAAAGCTCGTTTTTGAGGGCATTATTATTGGTATGGTTGTTTAA
- a CDS encoding TolC family protein has product MSYGQMWIIIFRNIRGIPLKIPLFSCILFILCLCADAIAQEKNNPAQQAMNSKNVVEMNEADAPLDLKWLIQEAKERNPEIIAAQKRLHAAKAKIPQAKSLDDPNIRIGSFDMSNHPLNINGQTDMLQQRYGVSQKIPFPGKLRLRGEIATEDAHMVEKELQSKIQEILALVKSAFYELSYINIAIDITEEIRGLLRRFAAITQEKYAVGTATQRDVLAAQVELSTLANNVIVLNKESESMVARLNMLLDRPTEAPLGKPRPFEKHSLRLTIKELEDIAIKNRPELKRFDHLIKRSEAEVKLSKKDYYFSDFEPMVEYMQEDKSSDTWASAITINVPWLWPKNRSKVKETKETLKAAKSDYRFINNKTLFEIKDLLVRLQASESTINLYKTGVIPQAEQSLKAARIGYEAGRIDFLTLIDSQRTLLNARLLYHRALIDFEQNLANLERAIGMQLTQ; this is encoded by the coding sequence ATGTCATATGGTCAAATGTGGATAATTATATTTCGAAACATACGTGGAATACCATTAAAAATACCTCTCTTTTCATGTATCTTATTCATCTTATGTCTATGTGCTGATGCTATTGCCCAGGAAAAGAATAATCCAGCCCAACAAGCGATGAATAGTAAGAACGTTGTTGAGATGAATGAGGCCGATGCCCCATTAGATTTAAAGTGGTTGATTCAAGAAGCGAAGGAACGTAATCCAGAAATTATAGCTGCCCAAAAACGCTTACATGCTGCAAAAGCAAAGATTCCACAAGCCAAATCTTTAGATGATCCCAATATTCGTATCGGTTCTTTTGATATGTCTAATCACCCCCTCAATATTAATGGCCAAACCGATATGCTTCAACAGCGTTACGGCGTATCACAGAAGATACCTTTTCCCGGGAAATTGCGCCTCAGAGGTGAAATAGCCACAGAAGATGCACATATGGTGGAAAAAGAACTTCAGTCGAAAATACAAGAGATTTTAGCCCTGGTAAAATCGGCTTTTTATGAACTCTCTTATATCAATATTGCGATTGATATTACCGAAGAAATCAGGGGTTTACTGCGCAGGTTTGCTGCAATTACCCAGGAAAAATATGCTGTAGGTACGGCTACCCAAAGAGATGTGCTTGCAGCACAGGTTGAACTATCTACCTTAGCTAACAATGTCATTGTTTTAAATAAAGAGAGTGAATCTATGGTTGCCCGATTAAATATGCTACTAGACAGGCCTACAGAAGCGCCCCTGGGAAAACCTCGCCCTTTTGAAAAGCATAGCTTACGTTTAACGATCAAAGAGCTGGAGGATATCGCCATAAAAAACCGACCAGAGTTGAAAAGGTTTGATCACCTTATTAAGAGGAGCGAAGCAGAGGTAAAACTTTCGAAAAAGGATTATTACTTCTCAGATTTTGAACCGATGGTGGAGTACATGCAAGAGGATAAAAGTTCTGATACATGGGCATCGGCTATTACAATCAATGTCCCGTGGCTATGGCCGAAGAACCGGTCAAAGGTTAAGGAAACCAAAGAAACTCTTAAAGCCGCCAAGTCAGATTATCGCTTTATTAATAATAAGACATTATTTGAGATCAAAGATCTTCTTGTGAGGTTACAAGCATCCGAGAGTACCATAAACCTGTATAAAACCGGTGTAATCCCGCAAGCAGAGCAATCGTTAAAGGCTGCACGTATTGGATACGAGGCAGGCAGGATAGATTTCCTAACTCTCATTGATAGCCAGAGAACTCTTCTGAATGCAAGATTACTTTACCACAGGGCACTTATTGATTTTGAACAAAACCTGGCAAATCTGGAAAGAGCTATAGGTATGCAATTGACACAATAA
- the rplM gene encoding 50S ribosomal protein L13, whose translation MNTFMAKKENVKRNWYIVDAEDKVLGRMLTTVSRVLQGKHKPEYTPHVDVGDFVIITNASKVKLTGKKMDEKIHYYVTGFQSGLRKRMVGKTLETAPEKVFNRSVKRMLPRSRLGKAMLRKLKIYAGTEHPHQAQQPKELIIRN comes from the coding sequence ATGAATACTTTTATGGCTAAAAAAGAGAATGTAAAAAGGAATTGGTATATAGTCGATGCTGAGGATAAGGTCTTGGGCAGGATGTTAACCACAGTATCAAGAGTTCTTCAGGGTAAACATAAGCCTGAATATACCCCCCATGTTGATGTGGGAGATTTTGTTATTATTACCAATGCCAGCAAGGTAAAACTTACCGGGAAAAAGATGGATGAGAAAATTCACTATTATGTAACTGGTTTCCAAAGTGGTTTAAGAAAGCGGATGGTTGGAAAAACCCTGGAAACAGCGCCTGAAAAAGTATTTAACCGTTCAGTAAAAAGAATGTTACCCAGATCAAGATTGGGGAAAGCAATGTTAAGAAAACTAAAAATTTATGCAGGTACCGAGCACCCACACCAGGCACAACAACCAAAAGAGTTGATTATTCGTAATTAG
- a CDS encoding M56 family metallopeptidase, which produces MKHSVGTQQGKAQISFALIVVINFIVSSIIITGIVFGIKGYVSDTKATYESITCCRSICSNCIFTLHTFTTVLPWVCVVIFFIGIGLAIYKAFFLLFWNYRFIRSLPSISIENHPKLKSIANSAHVYHQLILLDNNELRSAFTLGLLKPKVYLSLGICSYLTEKEILAVILHEIHHKKNKDPLKLFVIQILYALNFFLPVNHYLLNQFSSASEKAADDNAVYFSKEPLELASALVKLCKSNRVAKLYPLALSFKGQNIVEDRIRRLLEPQVAPPCFARTSLYSSCLLSLFIAVILCLSLICKFFTPAHPGDCKTKTCHMVKCG; this is translated from the coding sequence ATGAAACACTCAGTTGGAACTCAACAAGGAAAAGCACAAATCTCTTTTGCGCTGATAGTAGTTATTAACTTTATCGTATCGTCTATAATAATTACTGGTATTGTATTTGGCATCAAAGGGTATGTCAGTGATACGAAGGCCACCTATGAATCTATCACATGCTGCAGGAGTATTTGCTCAAACTGTATTTTTACTTTACATACCTTCACCACAGTACTTCCCTGGGTCTGTGTAGTAATATTTTTTATTGGGATAGGTTTAGCTATCTATAAAGCGTTTTTCCTGTTATTCTGGAACTACAGATTTATCCGCTCCTTACCATCTATTTCCATTGAAAACCATCCGAAATTAAAAAGTATTGCAAACTCTGCACATGTTTATCATCAGCTTATACTTTTAGACAACAATGAATTACGTAGTGCTTTTACGTTAGGTTTGCTGAAGCCGAAGGTTTACCTATCTCTGGGTATATGCTCATATTTAACAGAAAAGGAGATCCTCGCTGTAATCCTCCATGAAATCCATCACAAAAAAAACAAAGATCCACTGAAGTTATTTGTTATACAGATACTCTATGCACTCAATTTTTTTCTTCCGGTTAACCATTATCTGTTAAACCAGTTCTCCTCAGCATCTGAAAAAGCAGCTGATGATAATGCTGTATATTTCTCTAAAGAACCATTAGAGCTTGCAAGCGCACTCGTTAAGTTATGCAAATCTAACAGAGTGGCAAAACTGTATCCGTTAGCCCTCTCTTTCAAAGGGCAAAATATTGTGGAGGACCGAATAAGGCGCTTGTTGGAACCTCAAGTGGCTCCCCCCTGCTTTGCCAGGACTTCTCTCTATTCTTCTTGCCTTTTATCGCTTTTTATTGCCGTAATACTGTGTTTATCTTTAATTTGTAAATTCTTTACTCCTGCACATCCAGGAGATTGTAAAACCAAAACATGTCATATGGTCAAATGTGGATAA
- a CDS encoding B12-binding domain-containing radical SAM protein, whose protein sequence is MSKKMMLINPHKPGRHGEESITVIVQMPLNLAYIAALTPGDWEFDIIDENIELAIDDKDEITFKPVDLVCITAVTYQSPRAYKIATACKKKGMTVIMGGIHASVMPEEAAKYVDSVFVGEAEEVWPQVIKDFEEGKLKKTYQGGLPPLSLMKKVYPNRELMKKKYNYKFSSIVTTKGCPNYCDFCSVPTFQGRKFRERPYEDVLDEMAATDYKGLMLAEDNFYGHGKKSNERARDLFKGMVERGIHKDWLGFTALNISQDPETLDYMAKSGNFGMLIGIESTNEAVLQKMNKRVNLKLGTDSYFDCIQKIHNAGLVVWGSVVFGADGDDKDSFKRMTEFILENNIDILTFGINCPFPKTQLYARLDSEKRIFRKNYPEDWQYYDTAHVVHRFVDMTLENFIDGMQYVYDHIYAGDNLRTRFRNSIKTTKNPRNSMFAFRVGSDWKQVFEQVLQNLKELYDSGDYYKDCYKSGTVPVSNSVMETVTT, encoded by the coding sequence ATGAGTAAAAAAATGATGTTGATCAATCCACATAAACCGGGTAGGCATGGAGAAGAAAGTATTACAGTAATTGTCCAAATGCCTTTGAATCTTGCTTATATTGCTGCCCTTACACCAGGTGATTGGGAATTTGATATTATAGATGAAAATATTGAACTGGCAATCGATGATAAAGACGAAATTACCTTTAAACCCGTAGACCTTGTATGTATCACAGCAGTAACCTACCAGTCTCCAAGGGCTTATAAGATTGCTACAGCGTGCAAAAAAAAGGGTATGACGGTAATAATGGGTGGAATACATGCATCGGTAATGCCAGAAGAGGCCGCAAAGTATGTTGATTCAGTTTTTGTAGGAGAAGCTGAAGAAGTGTGGCCTCAGGTTATAAAAGATTTTGAAGAAGGAAAGCTGAAAAAGACCTATCAGGGAGGGCTTCCCCCTTTAAGTTTGATGAAAAAGGTATATCCTAATCGTGAATTGATGAAGAAAAAGTACAACTATAAATTTTCTTCTATCGTTACAACAAAAGGATGCCCCAACTATTGTGATTTCTGTAGTGTGCCTACTTTCCAGGGGAGAAAGTTCAGAGAAAGACCCTATGAAGACGTACTCGATGAGATGGCAGCAACAGATTATAAGGGTTTAATGCTGGCAGAAGACAATTTTTATGGTCACGGTAAAAAATCAAACGAAAGGGCACGGGATCTCTTTAAGGGTATGGTCGAACGTGGTATCCATAAAGATTGGTTAGGATTCACCGCCTTAAATATTTCTCAAGACCCGGAAACGCTGGATTATATGGCAAAAAGTGGTAATTTTGGCATGCTTATTGGTATAGAATCTACCAACGAAGCGGTATTACAAAAGATGAATAAACGGGTAAATCTTAAACTGGGAACTGATAGTTATTTTGACTGCATTCAGAAGATTCATAATGCAGGGTTAGTTGTCTGGGGATCGGTAGTATTTGGGGCTGATGGAGATGATAAAGATTCCTTTAAAAGAATGACCGAGTTTATATTGGAAAATAATATTGATATTCTTACCTTCGGTATTAACTGCCCCTTCCCAAAAACACAGCTTTATGCACGATTGGATTCGGAAAAAAGAATTTTCAGAAAGAATTATCCAGAGGATTGGCAATATTATGATACTGCTCATGTAGTTCATCGTTTTGTAGATATGACATTAGAAAACTTTATCGATGGTATGCAATATGTTTATGATCATATTTATGCAGGTGATAATTTAAGAACACGCTTCAGAAATTCTATTAAGACAACGAAAAATCCACGAAATTCTATGTTTGCATTTAGAGTAGGCTCAGATTGGAAGCAAGTATTTGAGCAGGTATTGCAGAACTTGAAAGAATTATATGATTCAGGTGATTATTATAAGGACTGCTACAAATCAGGTACAGTACCTGTTTCAAACTCTGTCATGGAAACTGTTACCACATAA
- a CDS encoding BlaI/MecI/CopY family transcriptional regulator: protein MSKQLKFHFNPFKEGINQVLGPLEKDIMEALWNCGESSIRDILKAFSVNKNISYSAVITVTNRLVNKGFLKRKKVRKTYFYTPIYDKEQFFEFVSKKVMEGASELSPHSVMAHFMDYMAQMDLDTLEYFSKLIESKRQNKSQK, encoded by the coding sequence ATGAGCAAACAACTAAAATTTCATTTCAATCCTTTCAAGGAAGGAATAAATCAGGTATTGGGTCCATTGGAGAAGGATATAATGGAAGCTTTGTGGAACTGTGGAGAGTCCAGCATAAGGGATATACTAAAAGCTTTCTCCGTTAACAAGAATATTTCTTACTCTGCCGTAATTACTGTTACAAACCGGCTCGTTAATAAGGGATTTCTAAAAAGGAAAAAAGTGAGAAAGACCTATTTTTATACACCAATTTATGACAAAGAGCAGTTTTTTGAATTTGTATCTAAAAAGGTTATGGAGGGGGCTTCTGAACTTTCTCCTCATTCAGTAATGGCACATTTTATGGATTATATGGCACAAATGGATCTGGATACATTAGAGTATTTTTCCAAATTAATTGAATCAAAGAGACAAAATAAATCTCAAAAATAG
- a CDS encoding HAD family hydrolase, with protein MIKNLKNIKAIILDLDDTLYDCSGTIVDRGRRQVAKTIAKLINCTEEEAYLLQSEIEEKYGTRINIYEKIVALYNLPNRYTQELLEEFIHVDIADITLFPDVINTLTQLKAQGYKLILVTSGEIQIQREKIDILSLNTYFDDIFIADRNYNRAKKDCFYDIIQQYNLKPEEIVCVGDKIDDELCAAKFFGMLTIMFEHGRHYKAYLKEREKHIKPDYCIRHIKDLLESKILKLPFSYLKPFRHLKQPYQ; from the coding sequence ATGATTAAAAATCTCAAAAACATTAAGGCTATAATTCTTGATTTAGATGATACCCTTTATGACTGCAGTGGTACGATAGTAGACCGGGGTAGAAGACAAGTCGCAAAGACGATTGCCAAATTAATCAATTGCACCGAAGAAGAGGCATATCTTCTCCAATCCGAGATTGAGGAGAAGTACGGAACAAGAATAAATATCTACGAAAAAATTGTAGCACTTTACAATCTCCCGAATCGATACACACAGGAACTCTTAGAAGAATTTATTCATGTGGATATTGCAGACATTACCCTTTTCCCGGATGTGATAAATACCTTAACACAATTAAAGGCACAGGGCTATAAATTAATCCTTGTTACCTCGGGAGAGATACAAATACAAAGAGAAAAGATTGATATCCTGAGCCTCAATACCTATTTTGATGATATATTTATTGCGGATAGGAACTATAACCGGGCAAAAAAGGATTGTTTTTATGATATAATACAACAGTATAATTTAAAACCTGAAGAAATTGTCTGTGTTGGAGATAAAATTGATGATGAATTATGTGCCGCTAAATTCTTCGGTATGCTTACGATAATGTTTGAACATGGGAGACATTATAAGGCGTATTTGAAAGAGCGGGAAAAACACATAAAACCTGATTATTGTATCAGGCATATCAAAGATCTTTTAGAATCAAAGATCTTAAAATTACCTTTCAGCTATCTTAAGCCTTTCCGTCATCTTAAACAACCATACCAATAA
- the lpdA gene encoding dihydrolipoyl dehydrogenase has product MSEKRFTYDLVIIGGGPGGYVAAIKAAQLGLKTALIEKDKVGGVCLHQGCIPTKALLHSADLYSKFTKATEYGIIADRLGINYPQFHRRKESVVKRLFQGVQFLLKKNGVNVIKGKGRLTSLHEILIEKNETDIDTITAKNIILATGSTPFIPKEIPHDGKFVFTSDDILLLEEIPKSMIIAGGGAVGVEYAYLFNILGTKVTIIERMDTILPGEDKEISTILRKVFTKRGIETLTDTSLETVEVRQGVRVKIERKNSTSPPPTPGEKRDYLEADCLLLALGRTPALQDLGIENLSLDFQGKYLQINETMETSKKGLFAIGDITGPPLLAHKASKQGLHAVSHIAEKKTTALPYQNIPRVTYCSPQVASIGFTQEEAESKGYKIKVGKFPLIANSKAIIEGEYGDGIIKIITDEKYGEILGTHALGPNVGEFMWGMSLTTVLEGTITELSNTIFPHPTLSEAILEAAHAAIDQSIHL; this is encoded by the coding sequence TTGTCCGAAAAAAGATTTACGTATGACCTTGTGATTATCGGTGGAGGACCAGGCGGCTATGTAGCTGCTATTAAAGCTGCTCAGTTAGGATTAAAAACAGCTCTTATTGAGAAGGATAAGGTTGGTGGTGTTTGCTTGCACCAGGGGTGTATCCCAACAAAAGCACTTCTCCATTCCGCAGACCTTTACAGTAAATTTACGAAAGCAACTGAATATGGAATTATCGCTGATAGATTAGGTATTAATTACCCACAATTTCACCGGCGTAAAGAATCGGTAGTTAAACGGTTATTCCAGGGGGTACAGTTCCTCCTCAAGAAGAATGGTGTGAACGTTATTAAAGGTAAAGGGCGGCTCACATCTTTACACGAGATATTGATTGAAAAAAATGAAACAGACATTGATACAATAACTGCGAAGAATATTATTCTTGCTACGGGATCAACACCTTTCATACCAAAAGAAATTCCTCATGATGGCAAATTTGTATTTACCAGCGATGATATATTGCTCTTGGAAGAAATTCCTAAATCCATGATTATTGCAGGTGGAGGCGCCGTTGGTGTAGAATATGCTTACCTATTTAACATCCTTGGAACTAAGGTAACAATCATCGAGCGTATGGATACGATCCTCCCTGGCGAAGATAAAGAGATAAGTACTATTTTAAGGAAAGTTTTTACCAAAAGAGGAATAGAAACCTTAACGGATACCTCCTTAGAAACAGTCGAGGTTCGACAAGGTGTTCGTGTAAAGATAGAAAGGAAAAACAGCACCTCTCCCCCCCCTACTCCAGGAGAAAAGAGAGATTATCTGGAGGCAGATTGTCTACTCCTCGCGTTAGGTAGAACACCTGCGTTACAAGATCTGGGGATTGAAAATTTGTCATTGGATTTCCAAGGGAAGTATCTTCAGATTAACGAGACCATGGAAACCAGCAAAAAAGGGCTCTTTGCAATCGGAGATATTACAGGTCCGCCACTTCTTGCTCATAAGGCATCAAAACAAGGATTACATGCTGTTTCTCACATTGCAGAGAAAAAAACTACCGCACTACCGTATCAAAATATACCAAGAGTAACGTATTGCTCTCCACAGGTAGCTAGTATAGGATTTACTCAGGAAGAGGCAGAAAGTAAAGGATACAAAATAAAAGTTGGTAAATTTCCACTTATTGCAAATAGCAAAGCCATTATCGAAGGGGAATATGGAGACGGGATCATAAAGATTATTACTGATGAAAAATATGGTGAGATATTAGGGACACATGCACTAGGCCCAAATGTCGGTGAATTCATGTGGGGTATGTCGCTGACTACTGTTCTTGAAGGAACAATCACTGAATTATCAAATACGATATTCCCCCACCCTACCCTTTCAGAGGCTATTCTTGAGGCTGCCCATGCAGCTATTGATCAATCTATACATCTATAA